Proteins found in one Sphingobium sp. V4 genomic segment:
- a CDS encoding nitrate/nitrite transporter — translation MATAYWDREEEGRAPAPATSFWKAGHTPTLIAAFLYFDLAFMVWVLLGPLAPMISKTLALTPAEKGLMVATPTLAGALLRVVNGLLVDRIGPKMSGAISQVIVIAGLFTAWMAGIDSFAGTLALGVILGFAGASFAIALPLASRWYPAEHQGKAMGLAGMGNSGTVLASLFAPGLAKLFGWNSVLGLACIPLTIVFIAYMVMAKDAPNAPAPKKLVDYFAPLKQADAWWLMAFYAVTFGGFVGLAASLPIYFTDQFGLTPVVAGYCTAGCVFAGSLVRPMGGALADRIGGVKALMMVYVVAALALAGVAYSTTLVGALGLFVMAMLALGTGNGSVFQLVPQRFQAEIGIMTGLVGMAGGIGGFYLASSLGIAKQFTGSFAPGFLIFAGLAILAFAGVALVKTKWRATWNTGARI, via the coding sequence ATGGCAACCGCTTATTGGGATCGCGAGGAAGAGGGCCGGGCGCCCGCGCCCGCGACGAGCTTCTGGAAGGCCGGCCACACGCCGACGCTGATCGCCGCCTTTCTCTATTTCGACCTCGCCTTCATGGTGTGGGTGCTGCTGGGTCCGCTGGCGCCGATGATTTCCAAGACGCTGGCCCTGACCCCCGCCGAAAAGGGGCTGATGGTCGCGACGCCGACGCTGGCCGGCGCGCTGCTGCGCGTGGTCAACGGCCTGCTGGTCGACCGCATCGGCCCGAAAATGTCGGGCGCCATCAGCCAGGTGATCGTGATCGCCGGGCTGTTCACCGCCTGGATGGCGGGGATCGACAGCTTCGCCGGCACGCTGGCGCTGGGCGTGATCCTGGGCTTTGCCGGGGCGAGCTTCGCGATCGCGCTGCCGCTCGCCAGCCGCTGGTATCCGGCCGAACATCAGGGCAAGGCGATGGGTCTGGCCGGCATGGGCAATTCGGGCACGGTGCTCGCATCGCTGTTCGCGCCGGGGCTGGCCAAGCTGTTCGGCTGGAATTCGGTGCTGGGCCTGGCCTGCATCCCGCTGACGATCGTGTTCATCGCCTATATGGTGATGGCGAAGGACGCGCCCAACGCGCCCGCGCCCAAGAAGCTGGTCGATTATTTCGCGCCCCTGAAGCAGGCCGATGCCTGGTGGCTGATGGCCTTCTACGCGGTGACCTTCGGCGGTTTCGTGGGCCTCGCCGCCAGCCTGCCGATCTACTTCACCGACCAGTTCGGCCTGACCCCGGTGGTCGCGGGATATTGCACCGCAGGATGCGTGTTCGCCGGGTCGCTGGTGCGGCCGATGGGCGGCGCGCTGGCCGACCGGATCGGCGGCGTCAAGGCGCTGATGATGGTCTATGTCGTCGCCGCGCTGGCGCTGGCGGGTGTCGCCTATTCGACCACGCTGGTCGGTGCGCTCGGCCTGTTCGTGATGGCGATGCTGGCGTTGGGCACCGGCAATGGCTCGGTCTTCCAGCTCGTGCCGCAGCGCTTCCAGGCGGAAATCGGCATCATGACCGGCCTGGTCGGCATGGCGGGCGGCATTGGCGGCTTCTACCTGGCCAGTTCGCTGGGCATCGCCAAGCAGTTCACGGGCAGCTTCGCGCCGGGCTTCCTGATCTTTGCCGGCCTTGCGATCCTGGCCTTTGCGGGCGTCGCGCTGGTCAAGACCAAGTGGCGTGCGACCTGGAATACCGGCGCGCGCATCTGA
- the nirB gene encoding nitrite reductase large subunit NirB, with amino-acid sequence MEFQVKDEDRTEAQDDILVPFEDVREHLVVVGNGMAGCRAVEELLARDAGRYRVTIFGAEPYVNYNRIMLSPVLAGEKSFDDIIINTREWYADNGIELIAGDPVTAIDRTAKTVTSHSGRTMGYDKLLIATGSDPFIIPVPGKDLPGVISFRDMKDVDTMLAAADAGGDAVVIGGGLLGLEAAHGLTLRGMKVTVIHLMDTLMERQLDEAAGWLLKSALEARGQTILTGANTEAIYGDGKVEGVRLKDGREIPASLVVMAVGIRPSTALAREAGLEVNRGIKVDDHMVTSDPDVLAVGECVEHDGNVYGLVAPLWDMCRSLADGLTDQHTGYKGSVTSTKLKVAGLDVFSAGDFSGGEGCEDIVLRDASRGVYKRVVVKEDRIVGAVLYGDTADGGWYFDLLKREEDVSDIRDLLIFGQAFASGGGALDPKAAVAALSDDAEICGCNGVSKGQVVACIEAGNCSLDAVRAGCKASASCGSCTGLVENLLSVVLGDEVKSGPKTMCKCTSFTHDDVRREIVAQNMRSIPEVMQLLHWSTPDGCSSCRPALNYYLLCALPGEYQDDQQSRFVNERMHANIQKDGTYSVVPRMWGGLTNPRELRAIADVVEKYDAPMVKVTGGQRLDIFGIKKEDLPAVWADLNAAGMVSGHAYGKSLRTVKTCVGSEWCRFGTQDSTGLGVKIERMTWGSWMPHKFKIAASGCPRNCAEATIKDFGVVCVDSGYELHVGGNGGIHVRATDLLCKVATEQEALDYCAAFIQLYREEARYLERTAPWIERVGVDYIKSRIVEDEAGREALRARFLYSQSFSQDDPWAERAAGQHAELHQHLQPISIAAE; translated from the coding sequence ATGGAGTTTCAGGTCAAGGACGAGGATCGGACGGAGGCGCAGGACGACATCCTGGTGCCGTTCGAGGATGTCCGTGAACATTTGGTGGTCGTGGGCAACGGCATGGCCGGTTGCCGGGCGGTCGAGGAACTGCTGGCGCGGGATGCGGGACGCTACCGCGTCACCATCTTCGGCGCAGAGCCTTATGTGAACTATAACCGCATCATGCTCTCGCCGGTGCTGGCCGGCGAAAAGAGCTTCGACGACATCATCATCAACACGCGCGAATGGTATGCCGACAATGGCATAGAGCTGATCGCGGGTGATCCGGTTACGGCGATCGACCGCACCGCCAAGACCGTCACGAGCCACTCGGGTCGCACCATGGGCTATGACAAGCTGCTGATCGCCACCGGCTCCGATCCCTTCATCATCCCGGTTCCGGGCAAGGATCTGCCCGGCGTCATCAGCTTCCGCGACATGAAGGATGTCGACACCATGCTTGCCGCCGCCGATGCGGGCGGGGACGCGGTCGTGATCGGCGGCGGCCTTCTGGGCCTGGAAGCCGCGCATGGCCTGACCCTGCGCGGCATGAAGGTGACGGTCATCCACCTGATGGACACGCTGATGGAGCGGCAGCTCGACGAGGCCGCCGGCTGGCTGCTCAAGAGCGCGCTGGAGGCACGCGGCCAGACCATCCTGACCGGCGCCAACACCGAAGCCATCTATGGCGACGGCAAGGTCGAGGGCGTCCGGCTGAAGGACGGGCGCGAGATTCCGGCGAGCCTGGTCGTCATGGCGGTGGGCATCCGCCCGTCGACGGCGCTGGCCCGCGAAGCGGGGCTGGAGGTCAATCGCGGCATCAAGGTCGACGATCACATGGTCACGAGCGACCCCGACGTGCTGGCGGTCGGCGAGTGTGTCGAGCATGACGGCAATGTCTACGGCCTCGTCGCGCCGCTCTGGGACATGTGCCGCAGCCTCGCCGACGGTCTGACCGACCAGCACACGGGCTACAAGGGTTCGGTCACCTCGACCAAGCTCAAGGTCGCCGGGCTGGACGTTTTCTCCGCCGGTGACTTCTCCGGTGGCGAAGGTTGCGAGGATATCGTCCTGCGCGATGCGTCGCGCGGCGTCTACAAGCGCGTCGTGGTCAAGGAAGACCGGATCGTCGGCGCGGTGCTCTATGGCGACACGGCGGACGGCGGCTGGTATTTCGACCTGCTGAAGCGCGAAGAGGATGTCAGCGACATTCGCGACCTGTTGATCTTCGGCCAGGCCTTCGCCTCGGGAGGGGGCGCGCTGGACCCTAAGGCGGCCGTTGCGGCGCTCTCGGACGATGCCGAGATCTGCGGCTGCAACGGCGTCAGCAAGGGCCAGGTCGTCGCCTGCATCGAAGCGGGCAATTGCTCGCTCGACGCGGTTCGCGCCGGGTGCAAGGCGTCGGCCAGCTGCGGCAGCTGCACCGGTCTGGTCGAGAATCTGCTTAGCGTGGTGCTGGGCGACGAGGTGAAGTCCGGCCCCAAGACGATGTGCAAATGCACCAGCTTCACCCATGACGATGTCCGTCGCGAGATCGTGGCGCAAAATATGCGCTCGATCCCGGAGGTGATGCAGTTGCTGCACTGGTCGACCCCGGACGGCTGTTCCTCCTGCCGCCCTGCGCTCAACTATTATCTGCTCTGCGCGCTGCCGGGCGAATATCAGGACGATCAGCAGAGCCGCTTCGTCAATGAGCGGATGCACGCCAATATCCAGAAGGACGGCACCTACTCGGTCGTCCCGCGCATGTGGGGCGGCCTCACCAACCCGCGCGAGCTGCGCGCGATCGCGGACGTGGTCGAGAAATATGACGCCCCGATGGTGAAAGTCACCGGCGGCCAGCGCCTCGACATTTTCGGCATCAAAAAGGAAGACCTGCCCGCCGTCTGGGCCGACCTCAATGCCGCGGGCATGGTGTCGGGCCATGCCTATGGCAAGTCGCTGCGCACGGTGAAGACCTGCGTCGGGTCCGAATGGTGCCGCTTCGGCACGCAGGATTCGACCGGCCTTGGCGTCAAGATCGAGCGGATGACCTGGGGGTCGTGGATGCCCCACAAGTTCAAGATCGCGGCATCGGGCTGCCCCCGCAACTGCGCGGAGGCGACGATCAAGGATTTCGGCGTGGTGTGCGTCGACTCGGGCTATGAACTGCATGTCGGGGGCAATGGCGGCATCCATGTCCGCGCCACCGACCTGCTCTGCAAGGTCGCGACCGAGCAGGAGGCGCTCGATTATTGCGCCGCCTTCATCCAGCTCTATCGCGAGGAAGCGCGCTATCTGGAGCGCACCGCGCCCTGGATCGAGCGGGTCGGCGTCGACTATATCAAGAGCCGGATCGTCGAGGACGAGGCAGGCCGGGAAGCACTGCGCGCCCGCTTCCTCTATTCGCAAAGCTTCAGCCAGGACGATCCCTGGGCCGAGCGTGCCGCCGGCCAACATGCCGAGCTGCATCAGCATCTCCAGCCCATCTCCATCGCAGCGGAGTGA
- the nirD gene encoding nitrite reductase small subunit NirD, producing the protein MTDWIDIGTLADIPQRGARTVQIEGQKEIAVFRTGDDQIFALVNECPHKKGPLSQGIVHGHSVACPLHNWNIALKTGEAQGADEGCTPTIAVRQDGDRILIARPAALKAAA; encoded by the coding sequence ATGACCGACTGGATCGACATCGGAACGCTGGCCGACATTCCCCAGCGCGGCGCCCGCACGGTGCAGATCGAAGGGCAGAAGGAAATCGCCGTTTTCCGCACCGGCGACGACCAGATCTTCGCGCTGGTCAACGAATGCCCGCACAAGAAGGGGCCGCTGAGCCAGGGCATCGTCCACGGCCACAGCGTCGCCTGCCCGCTGCACAACTGGAACATCGCGCTCAAGACCGGCGAGGCGCAGGGCGCGGACGAGGGCTGCACCCCGACCATCGCGGTCAGGCAGGATGGCGACCGCATCCTCATCGCTCGGCCCGCCGCGCTGAAGGCGGCGGCATGA